A section of the Bacillus sp. HSf4 genome encodes:
- a CDS encoding KOW domain-containing RNA-binding protein encodes MNRKTPEIGQFVRITQGREMDQYAVVIDIFDHHHVLIADGEKRKFHSPKKKNINHLTFYDCVSPEVQNSINETGRVTNGKLRFSLLKFVREQVTDLKKGEHLNGERRCN; translated from the coding sequence ATGAATCGGAAAACACCTGAAATTGGACAGTTCGTACGCATTACGCAAGGACGCGAAATGGACCAATACGCGGTTGTCATTGATATATTCGATCATCATCATGTGCTGATAGCAGACGGAGAAAAGCGTAAATTTCATTCTCCTAAGAAAAAGAATATCAATCATTTAACCTTTTATGATTGCGTATCTCCGGAAGTTCAGAACAGTATAAATGAAACTGGGCGTGTGACAAACGGAAAATTGAGATTTTCTCTTTTGAAATTTGTCAGAGAGCAAGTTACTGATTTGAAGAAGGGAGAACACTTGAATGGCGAAAGACGATGTAATTGA
- the infA gene encoding translation initiation factor IF-1 — MAKDDVIEVEGTVVETLPNAMFKVELENGHTVLAHVSGKIRMHFIRILPGDKVTVELSPYDLTRGRITYRYK, encoded by the coding sequence ATGGCGAAAGACGATGTAATTGAAGTGGAAGGTACTGTAGTCGAAACGCTGCCAAACGCAATGTTCAAAGTTGAACTTGAGAATGGCCACACGGTTTTGGCTCACGTATCTGGTAAAATCCGCATGCACTTCATTCGCATTTTACCTGGAGACAAAGTTACGGTAGAATTATCTCCATATGACTTAACTCGTGGTAGAATTACGTACCGTTACAAATAA
- the rpmJ gene encoding 50S ribosomal protein L36, translating to MKVRPSVKPICEKCKVIRRKGKVMVICENPKHKQKQG from the coding sequence ATGAAAGTGAGACCATCAGTTAAACCGATCTGTGAAAAATGCAAAGTCATTCGCAGAAAAGGAAAAGTAATGGTGATCTGTGAAAATCCAAAGCATAAACAAAAACAAGGATAA
- the rpsM gene encoding 30S ribosomal protein S13: MARIAGVDIPRDKRVVISLTYIFGIGRSTAQQVLKEAGVSEDTRVRDLTEEELGKIRDVIDKLKVEGDLRREVSLNIKRLIEIGSYRGIRHRRGLPVRGQNTKNNARTRKGPRRTVANKKK; this comes from the coding sequence ATGGCTCGTATTGCTGGTGTAGATATTCCACGTGATAAACGTGTTGTTATTTCATTAACATACATCTTTGGAATCGGCCGTTCAACGGCTCAGCAAGTCTTGAAAGAAGCTGGTGTTTCTGAAGATACTCGCGTTCGTGATTTGACTGAAGAAGAACTTGGTAAAATCCGTGACGTGATCGACAAACTGAAAGTTGAAGGTGACCTTCGCCGTGAAGTGTCTCTTAACATTAAACGTCTGATCGAAATCGGAAGCTACCGCGGAATTCGTCATCGTCGCGGATTGCCTGTTCGCGGTCAAAATACTAAAAATAACGCGCGTACTCGTAAAGGTCCGCGTCGTACTGTAGCTAACAAGAAAAAATAA
- the rpsK gene encoding 30S ribosomal protein S11 gives MAAARKSNTRKRRVKKNIESGIAHIRSTFNNTIVTITDVHGNAISWSSAGALGFRGSRKSTPFAAQMAAETAAKGSIEHGLKTLEVTVKGPGSGREAAIRALQAAGLEVTAIRDVTPVPHNGCRPPKRRRV, from the coding sequence ATGGCTGCTGCTCGTAAATCAAACACGCGTAAACGCCGCGTGAAAAAGAATATTGAATCTGGAATCGCTCATATTCGTTCAACTTTCAACAACACGATCGTTACTATTACAGATGTTCATGGCAATGCTATTTCTTGGTCAAGTGCCGGAGCTCTAGGATTTAGAGGTTCTCGTAAATCCACTCCATTTGCTGCACAAATGGCTGCTGAAACAGCTGCTAAAGGTTCTATCGAACATGGACTGAAAACTCTCGAAGTAACTGTTAAAGGACCGGGTTCTGGCCGTGAAGCTGCAATCCGTGCTCTCCAAGCTGCCGGACTTGAAGTTACAGCGATCAGAGACGTAACACCTGTTCCTCATAACGGATGCCGTCCGCCAAAACGTCGCCGCGTGTAA